The DNA window TAGATAAGTCCTTTATCCCGCGCTGCAGATCTCGATGTAAACAGTTCAAAAGGAACtcctgtctcctgatctcttccttgatGCCTGCTTGGGTCTCTGGCAGTGTAGGCATTGTGGCCATGTTGGACCAACGCAGAGGTCTCGTTACTTGCTTCAGGACCACGGTGCTAAAGAGCTCTTGCACGTGTGTGAAAAGCACACACAGGACCCGATTGCTGATCTGGACAGTTGGGCTCAGCACTAGAGAGATGTTCTGGATGCTCATCTTGGTTTCTATCTCCTTCGCAATGATGTGGTCCATGTGCACAATGAGCCAGGAAAGCAGAAGGTGGTTATACTCGGGCAGTTCCCTGAGCAAGCGCTGGAACTCCTGCactttctccatctctgtggTCCTCCGACAAGCCTCTTCAAATCGGGGCATAAGCTCTCTGGTAAGCAAATTCTCGGGAAGGTCTCGCAAATACTGCTTCAGCAAGCTGGCTACAGTGTTAGGTTCATATTCTTTCAAGTTTGGAGACTCCTCTCGATCATAGGCTGCTTTCAGCTCATCTACCTTTGATTTGACTCCTGACCCTCGGTACATGCCTTCACACTTCATGCCATGCTGCTCCATGTAGTCCACGCACTCTCGGAAGACAGCTGGCAGCCGGATGCCGTCGTACATCATGGTCCTCTCTACTGCGTCAGCCAAGGGAGCGCCGAAAATGGGTCTGAGACTTGGGACGTCCGTCTGAGgcacctctgactcctgagttggcttcttctttttcttcttctccttccactgtttaACAACATAGGCGGCCGTCAagtctttacatttcttttctttatgcttttcctCTTTGTGCTTTTCCTctttatgcttttcttctttgggcttttctttgattttaaaatccttttccttctttttagagAAGCTGGGCTTTTTGAACACATGGATTCCCTTAGACCTCTTCATCTTGGAAGGACTTTCAGCTTCATCTCCAGAGCTGTCTTCCTGGAAGGCAGCGTagccttcagtccttttctcctttttcttaaattttccctttttctttccatgGTCTTTCTCATCATCTGACACGATATCAGGAGGCTCGTGGAGGATGTCATGGGGAGGCAAAGGCTCATCCATTCGGTACAATCCAGGAAATTTTGTAGGGCTGATCTCCTTGGAGCTGGGAGTCCGGGTCAGCCCGCTGCCATGCTCAGCCCGGCGGTGTTCACTAGGGCTGCTGGTGGGGGGCAGGAAGGACTCGGTTATGCTGaagccctgaggaggaagggaagtggtCTTCTGTTACCTATCCGTTCCACCAGTGCCTGCAGCCGAGCGACAGTCTGCTCTGCTGCAGCCGCTGCCTCCTGCGCTGTCCCCTGGCCGGCTGCAGGAACCCCATTCCCACCCCGCCCAGCCTTCGCCTGTTTACACCAATTCTTGATCAGTGGTGGACTAGAAAACTAGTTTTCTAGTTAACTAGTGGTTACCAGAAAACTCTGCCATTTTGAGCTGTTATTTCTGAAGGACATTTTTTGGTAAGTGTTATTGAAACATGTGTTTTGTGAAATACACTTTTACCACTATTGTAACTTGTTCCACTATTACTTCACATGGTATGGTCAGAGGTGAAATCAGTAGGAACTTTTCTAACGCCAAACTAAAGCCCATCTGATCTATGAGGATGTTAACTTCCAACAGAGGTTGTTCACCTATGTCTTTGTGATGGATCTTTGAGGTTGTCAGACTTTTAAATGCTATGCCTCTTATCAAGATGGCATGTGTCCATAGCTCCAGGAAACAGACATCCTCATGTAATCTCAAGGACAGAAAGGACATATGCATCTCTAGAGGAATGTTAATGTTGATGATGTAAAAACCTTCCTCATCTTTAAGAAAGATGCTGTTATAAGCACGTATTCTTCATTCCAGTCAATGTGTTGTCACTGTCAAGCCTACACCTCAGGGACCAGTGTGATTCTTTAAGTAGAATTTCGAATATGTGATCTGATTCTTGTCCTTTGTCTGCAATTATGGATAACATATCCTGTGTGGGATAAGGATAAGCTTGTAGCATTAGAAATCCACACCTGAAgcacaaatatgtcttttattgtgaACCTGAGCAAGGACAGTTTTGGCTGCACAGCTATAACTGAGAGGAATAAAGTAGTCAttgaacttttttctgttttagcttccaaatacattttcttccctaatccattTTCCCCCCATTTGTAACATCATGGTTTTGTTTGGACTTctgttccccaaagcattttGGTGAATGGTCCTTTATTACTTTctgattccttctatgaatatttttctcaagCTTGGCATTCTAAGTAAATATTGGGATATTTCCCTTCTAGAGATCAAATCAGTATTTTACTTCCTGTCTGTCCTGGCCTCTATTATGtatcctgttttttattttaataaatattatttcactATACTATTAagactttaatttccttttctgtgacttcttttttttttttttctttttttcggagctggggaccgaacccagggccttgcacttgcgaggcaagtgctctaccactgagctaaatccccaaccctttctgtgacttcttatttttaactatgtctaAAGATGCTGTCACATTTAAGCACCCAAGTATTTGTCAAttattcttccataattttattCTGTAAAAATGACTACCATACACAGATTTAttccatattttctctattttcaattgattacatgattaaaaacatggttaccagaaaactctgctctaaaatacctaagaaatgTGTAGTAATGCTCATGTATCTGACAAGATAAATTTGATCACACATAGCATAAATTCCTAGCTCAGTTATAGTGCTAAAATAGATGTGGacagtaaatatatatttccaaagaAGTTTAGTAACTAGTTTAAAATAGATTAAGCCATATTAGACAGCATTTAAATCTAGACCACTATGATAAAAGATGTTACTATATAGCaaaaaaataatgtatacatCTAATTCATTGATAATGTACAGTAAAAGTCTATAGATATCATTAATTATAAAAGATTGAGTAATCTCAGAGGCAATGATATTAAGGGATTGACTCCAGAATAATATGGAGTCATAAAGAAGCTGGAAGACTTTACAGTCGGGTTATCAGCGGTGTACTTCCCTAGACCCATTTCCTCCAAGAAGCTGGTGGGTTAGGATCTTTGATGCAATCAGGGTAAAACATgggaatattatttctttttattctgtatttttgatttctttcaattACATGACTCAAACTTCAGtgcaaattatttctattttaaaatgatcttaCCTTCATGTATAGGTTATCTAAACATTAATCTGTTTGATTAAATAATTCCTTAAATGAAGGTGCTGTAGAAACCCAAACTGATACTCACAAGTTTTGGAGTAGGCAAAGTTTTGTCTTCTAAAAGACCCGAAAGAGATTTGCCAAACAAACATTTCTGTTTTGCTTGTGGTGGATTAATAGATGTTACGGTTGGGTTAGTATATACAATGCCTTCATGTTTTTGTGAatctaagaaagaagggaaatcattgCTGTAATTGCTGAACTCATTTAGTCCTCATTTAGCCCTAGCATACGTACCTTTTTCCCTTTACCACCTGCATGCCTTATACAatatcacaaacacacagaaaataactaattaatattATAACATTTATAATGATCTTGCTTCCTAAGGCACTCGATATATAGTTGTATATGGCCCATTCTTCATGCATAAAGAGTAAGTTATTGTGTTTGCCTTGAAAGCTATGCTTAAAGATATTAGAATCAAACAGTCATATAGTACCAATCTTTTCATCCCCTTCTGTGACTTTCTGACTGCCGTGGCCAACAGTAAAGTACCAGCAGTATCTGTACTTCACAACACAATTTGCCTAATTGCACGTCTGTTACATTCCTTGGCTTTCTCCACTGATCTTTGAGCAAATCTGAGATCGTAGTGTCTATGTCAACCATATGGGTTTATTATGCTATATTTTCAGATTTTCATAAGAGACTAGgatgctggcacatgcctttatttctAGATCTCAGGAAGCAGAA is part of the Rattus norvegicus strain BN/NHsdMcwi chromosome 4, GRCr8, whole genome shotgun sequence genome and encodes:
- the Ralbp1l3 gene encoding LOW QUALITY PROTEIN: ralA-binding protein 1-like (The sequence of the model RefSeq protein was modified relative to this genomic sequence to represent the inferred CDS: inserted 3 bases in 2 codons); its protein translation is MTSKLYDEWIGVPEKVNDEEKLAAVQSLLDKMPPENAALLRQLFCILYEIKNNSPFNEVSSYHLSVGLAPCLLFMPSSCNNGVTXDIGKKISLVEFMIENSPKVFGEDLAALWLGTSLYHPPGGKSSCSQNNATNIGNIKETEHGLSSCPIGKTCTPGYNTLPKSPAALPYAGLLDSQKHEGIVYTNPTVTSINPPQAKQKCLFGKSLSGLLEDKTLPTPKLGFSITESFLPPTSSPSEHRRAEHGSGLTRTPSSKEISPTKFPGLYRMDEPLPPHDILHEPPDIVSDDEKDHGKKKGKFKKKEKRTEGYAAFQEDSSGDEAESPSKMKRSKGIHVFKKPSFSKKKEKDFKIKEKPKEEKHKEEKHKEEKHKEKKCKDLTAAYVVKQWKEKKKKKKPTQESEVPQTDVPSLRPIFGAPLADAVERTMMYDGIRLPAVFRECVDYMEQHGMKCEGMYRGSGVKSKVDELKAAYDREESPNLKEYEPNTVASLLKQYLRDLPENLLTRELMPRFEEACRRTTEMEKVQEFQRLLRELPEYNHLLLSWLIVHMDHIIAKEIETKMSIQNISLVLSPTVQISNRVLCVLFTHVQELFSTVVLKQVTRPLRWSNMATMPTLPETQAGIKEEIRRQEFLLNCLHRDLQRGIKDLSKEERLWEVQRILTALKRKLREAKRQECETKISQEIASLLKEDVSKEETKEIEEDINILLAQENEILTEQEELLAMEQFLRSQIASEKEEVHRLRAEIAEIQSRQHGRSETEEHSSDSECESKDEEELQIILEDLQRQNEELEIKNNHLNQAVGEEREAIVELRVQLRLLQMQRAKSEQQLQEEEPERQGGTGPLPCEGVLEVIAAKEQVKPSPSKDPKEXASELPRPCASYCKPESTACPAWQRSVKALRDAHSCTRLTPRQAQVLGG